A single region of the Tigriopus californicus strain San Diego chromosome 8, Tcal_SD_v2.1, whole genome shotgun sequence genome encodes:
- the LOC131885651 gene encoding uncharacterized protein LOC131885651 codes for MLNLCKVGNQTSSQDPHAINSRVFVGNLNTFQVNKIDVEKVFQRYGRIVGISMHKGYAFVQFASPFDARSACLGEDGRTISSQTIDVNMVSEPKSHQGKGKQPKRTSESNDDDSVLVKDPKDETVQSRKRRRSTEETPKITAADLNELKTYDIADILICGNCKELFSNLKDIMNHKKFYCKLRFTCKCGPKWNVTNSSHPSTDASRGLMEQHQCSASGPHPQRTPPHHPAGGVVPQPPVSLLCSSCEESFGSPMELMVHVQDLHNIPIFEMDSSAKDGTATEIEV; via the exons ATGCTGAATTTGTGCAAAGTGGGCAATCAGACGAGTTCTCAGGATCCGCACGCCATCAATTCCCGCGTATTCGTGGGCAATCTGAATACCTTTCAAGTGAACAAGATCGATGTGGAAAAGGTCTTCCAGCGTTATGGCCGCATCGTGG GGATTTCCATGCACAAGGGCTATGCCTTCGTCCAGTTTGCCAGTCCATTTGATGCGAGATCCGCTTGCTTGGGCGAAGATGGCCGGaccatttcaagtcaaaccaTTG ACGTGAACATGGTATCTGAACCCAAATCTCATCAAGGCAAAGGGAAGCAACCAAAGCGCACCTCCGAATCAAATGA TGACGACTCTGTCTTGGTCAAAGATCCCAAAGACGAGACGGTTCAATCCAGGAAACGAAGGCGATCAACCGAAGAAACTCCCAAAATTACGGCTGCTGATctcaatgaattgaaaacttaCG ATATTGCTGACATCTTGATTTGTGGCAATTGCAAGGAGctgttttccaatttgaaagaCATCATGAACCACAAGAAGTTCTATTGCAAGCTCCGATTTACCTGCAAATGTGGACCAAAATGGAACGTGACCAATTCTTCCCACCCATCGACTGACGCTTCCCGGGGGTTGATGGAGCAACATCAGTGCTCAGCCA GTGGTCCCCATCCCCAGAGGACTCCCCCTCATCACCCCGCGGGTGGAGTGGTTCCGCAACCACCCGTTTCGCTTTTGTGCAGCTCTTGCGAAGAGAGCTTTGGCAGTCCGATGGAACTCATGGTTCACGTTCAAGACTTGCATAACATCCCCatatttgaaatggattcatcGGCCAAGGATGGGACTGCCACTGAAATTGAAGTCTAG
- the LOC131884968 gene encoding transcription factor glial cells missing-like: protein MNNHRGAKDWDINDNNFPKLQTKTYDGFEDWPDGHCRFVYSLCCEDAKKHTSGWAMRNTNNHNVNILKKSCLGVLVCSRRCVPPQGKSVAIRPAICDKARKKQQGKVCPNLECDGILEIQSCRGHCGYPVTHFWRHVPNLGILFQAKGFHDHPRPSSKSTGIALKKRMQTKKLKQQKHQQQQHHSRFELMGSSVKMASPNHLGPNSQPNFVPHFQDDPHQFYTPVWKQTDTMNSNSGRAI, encoded by the exons ATGAACAATCATCGAGGTGCCAAGGATTGGGATATCAACGACAACAACTTCCCCAAACTTCAG ACCAAGACCTATGACGGGTTTGAGGATTGGCCGGATGGCCATTGCCGGTTCGTGTACTCGTTGTGCTGTGAGGATGCCAAGAAACACACCTCGGGATGGGCCATGAGGAACACCAACAATCACAACGTGAACATCTTAAAGAAGTCTTGCTTGGGCGTGTTAGTTTGCTCCAGACGATGTGTGCCTCCCCAGGGAAAGAGCGTGGCCATAAGGCCGGCGATCTGCGATAAGGCCCGAAAGAAGCAACAAG GAAAAGTATGTCCCAACCTGGAATGCGATGGCATATTGGAAATCCAATCTTGTCGAGGTCATTGTGGCTATCCAGTGACCCATTTCTGGCGTCATGTTCCCAACTTGGGGATCCTGTTCCAG GCTAAAGGATTCCACGACCACCCAAGGCCGTCGTCCAAATCAACCGGAATCGCTCTGAAGAAGCGAATGCAAACCAAAAAGctaaagcaacaaaaacaccaacaacagcagcatcACTCCAGATTTGAGCTCATGGGCTCCTCCGTGAAAATGGCCAGCCCCAACCACTTGGGACCGAACTCTCAGCCCAATTTTGTCCCACACTTTCAAGATGATCCACATCAGTTTTACACACCCGTGTGGAAACAAACGGATACAATGAATAGCAACTCAGGTAGGGCAAtttaa